A portion of the Candidatus Methanoperedens sp. genome contains these proteins:
- a CDS encoding PIN domain-containing protein has product MNKILIDTMHIASLLTDEGGSYLELAQAVKDQKIIGIVSVVTLTELIKTLGIDNRHKINDLTYTKLVFINVTQRIAMRAGDLRLKYAVPTIDSLIAATGIVENVKHILTYDIRHFEPVKNLIKPIDLKTALKMAE; this is encoded by the coding sequence ATGAATAAGATTCTAATCGATACAATGCATATAGCCTCACTTCTCACAGATGAGGGCGGTTCTTATCTTGAGCTTGCTCAGGCGGTGAAGGATCAAAAGATTATCGGGATAGTTTCAGTGGTGACACTTACAGAATTGATTAAGACGCTTGGTATAGATAACAGGCACAAAATAAATGACTTAACTTATACGAAGTTAGTTTTTATAAACGTCACCCAGAGAATAGCAATGCGTGCCGGCGATCTGCGCTTGAAATATGCCGTCCCTACTATTGACTCATTGATTGCTGCAACCGGCATAGTTGAAAACGTCAAGCATATTCTTACGTATGACATTCGTCATTTTGAACCTGTTAAAAATCTGATCAAACCAATTGACCTGAAGACGGCTTTAAAAATGGCTGAGTGA
- a CDS encoding AbrB/MazE/SpoVT family DNA-binding domain-containing protein, translated as MEDIETITMSAKGQVIIPARIRKKFRLKKGDKLLLEVDNRNIKMTPKTVDLTTLVGSVKDLDMELVRKQIEEMRKDDEERERLIEKAIKVKKR; from the coding sequence ATGGAAGACATTGAAACAATAACCATGAGCGCGAAGGGACAGGTTATCATACCTGCCAGAATCAGGAAAAAGTTTAGACTTAAAAAAGGTGATAAACTTCTGCTTGAGGTTGACAATAGAAATATCAAAATGACACCGAAAACAGTTGACCTTACAACACTGGTTGGATCGGTAAAAGATCTTGATATGGAACTTGTAAGAAAGCAAATAGAAGAGATGCGGAAAGATGATGAAGAGAGGGAGAGGCTAATAGAAAAGGCGATTAAGGTTAAGAAGAGATGA
- a CDS encoding rRNA biogenesis protein, which translates to MQVKTWFGSFTLDEGRITNVELFQKDIDSLTQRIIEEPMLLRGEVAGEDISDLAVKFGFVRSGEEYDRMLHELNIALAKKRIAQAVTPDRRIIAAIEAIDDIDETGNILADRLKEWYILNFDETHLKGEDLAHHIIGMEVTEKTLEKDLKLMQSFAASLLGLYSARLSIEEYLKEKMPVIAPNLTNIAGHALGARLLSIAGSLERLASMPSSTVQVIGANNALFKHLKGKAPSPKHGIIFRHPLINTAPRWQRGKIARALSSKISLAARYDHYSGELKKNLVPELTAKVEDIKKRYPKQGRKSNPTTPSS; encoded by the coding sequence ATGCAAGTTAAAACATGGTTTGGCAGCTTCACACTGGATGAAGGCAGGATAACCAATGTTGAATTATTCCAGAAAGACATTGATTCTCTCACACAACGAATAATTGAAGAACCAATGTTGTTAAGGGGTGAGGTTGCAGGTGAGGACATCAGCGACCTGGCAGTGAAGTTTGGTTTTGTCCGGTCAGGCGAGGAGTACGACCGCATGCTTCATGAGCTCAATATTGCGCTTGCAAAAAAACGGATAGCACAGGCTGTGACACCTGACAGGCGGATTATAGCTGCTATTGAGGCTATTGACGACATCGATGAGACAGGCAACATCCTTGCCGACAGGCTAAAAGAATGGTACATCCTCAATTTCGATGAGACTCACTTAAAAGGTGAAGACCTTGCGCATCATATAATCGGGATGGAAGTCACGGAAAAAACCCTGGAGAAAGATTTAAAGCTCATGCAGAGTTTCGCCGCATCGCTTCTTGGGTTATACAGCGCAAGGCTTTCAATCGAAGAATACCTGAAGGAAAAAATGCCCGTTATCGCCCCGAACCTCACAAACATCGCCGGGCACGCCCTCGGAGCGCGGCTTTTAAGCATCGCTGGAAGCCTTGAAAGGCTGGCTTCAATGCCTTCAAGCACGGTTCAGGTAATCGGGGCGAACAATGCGCTCTTCAAGCACCTGAAAGGCAAGGCCCCCTCGCCAAAGCACGGCATAATTTTCAGGCACCCGCTTATCAATACTGCACCGAGATGGCAGCGGGGAAAGATTGCAAGAGCGCTATCCTCGAAAATATCGCTTGCAGCCCGGTACGATCATTATTCAGGAGAGTTAAAAAAAAACCTGGTTCCTGAACTGACAGCGAAAGTAGAGGATATTAAGAAACGCTATCCCAAACAGGGCAGGAAATCAAATCCTACAACCCCATCCTCTTAG
- a CDS encoding AAA family ATPase, translating to MRVIAITGKGGTGKTAVAGMLIKCLSSGNKTLLAIDADPDSNLPDVLGVKVDKTIGDMREFMLQERDRMPPDTNKERLLESKVYEVLTETPRYDLLVMGRPEGSGCYCFANNLLRGIMDRILKNYDLTIIDTAAGLEHLSRRIIRDVDELLVVTDGSRRGLQTAERIRELAKSLNLNIKKMHVIANKVTPENRARIEEYARELRMDIVGVVPFDETLAKFDLEGRPLSLLPGDSEAVRGVGEIAKRMGL from the coding sequence ATGAGAGTAATCGCAATCACAGGCAAGGGCGGAACTGGCAAGACTGCAGTAGCCGGGATGCTGATAAAATGCCTGTCCTCAGGCAATAAAACGCTCCTTGCCATCGACGCTGACCCGGATTCCAACCTGCCCGATGTTCTTGGCGTGAAAGTGGATAAGACGATAGGGGACATGCGGGAGTTCATGCTGCAGGAACGCGACAGGATGCCTCCCGACACCAACAAGGAAAGGTTGCTTGAGTCAAAGGTGTACGAGGTTCTGACCGAGACGCCACGGTACGACCTGCTCGTGATGGGGCGTCCTGAAGGCTCAGGATGCTATTGTTTTGCGAATAACCTGCTGCGCGGGATAATGGACAGGATACTTAAAAACTACGATTTAACAATAATAGATACTGCAGCCGGGCTTGAGCATCTTTCCCGAAGGATAATCCGCGACGTGGATGAACTCTTGGTTGTTACTGATGGCTCGCGCAGGGGTTTGCAGACAGCGGAGCGGATACGCGAGCTTGCGAAGTCGCTGAATCTTAACATCAAAAAAATGCATGTGATAGCAAACAAGGTAACGCCGGAGAACCGTGCAAGGATAGAGGAATACGCAAGGGAGCTGAGGATGGACATCGTTGGAGTTGTGCCTTTTGATGAGACTCTTGCAAAATTCGATCTTGAAGGAAGACCGCTGTCTCTGCTGCCCGGGGATTCAGAGGCGGTGAGGGGAGTCGGGGAGATTGCTAAGAGGATGGGGTTGTAG
- the cdhC gene encoding CO dehydrogenase/CO-methylating acetyl-CoA synthase complex subunit beta, with translation MANEFPFEISPMFEGERVRKDDMFVELAGPKSRGFELVRAASIDEIEDGRFTLIGPDLSGMQEGSRHPYAMIYRIAGKLVEPDLEAIVERRNHDFQNYIQGYMHLNQRYDIWVRIGKDAMKKGLKSFEQIAKATMMLFKNELPFIEKIEATYITDPEEVEKQRAEALKVYEARDARTKGLHDEDVDVFYGCTLCQSFAPTNVCVVTPDRISLCGAINWFDGRAAAKVDPEGPQFAIPKGEIVDKTGGEYSGVNEKAASLSGGEFSRIKLHSFFEYPHTSCGCFEVVGFYIPEVDGIAWVDRDFTGTAPNGLAFSTMAGQTGGGKQIIGFLGVGVNYFRSPKFIQADGGWNRVVWMPKNLKEKIKADIPAELIDKVPTEEDAADLKTLREYLEKKQHPITQRWAKEEAVEAAAPEAAEVAPAWSVPSGMTMPAGMPMIPMQFGGGEGVKLVFKNARITIDRVVLKSKEK, from the coding sequence ATGGCAAACGAATTTCCCTTTGAAATCTCCCCAATGTTCGAGGGCGAACGTGTACGAAAAGATGATATGTTTGTTGAGCTTGCAGGCCCCAAGTCGCGAGGTTTTGAACTTGTGAGGGCAGCAAGTATAGATGAGATCGAGGACGGCAGGTTCACGCTCATAGGACCTGACCTTTCAGGGATGCAGGAAGGTTCGAGGCATCCGTATGCGATGATATACAGGATTGCAGGCAAACTGGTCGAGCCTGACCTTGAAGCGATAGTGGAGCGGCGAAACCATGATTTCCAGAATTACATCCAGGGCTACATGCACCTCAACCAGCGCTACGATATATGGGTGCGGATAGGCAAGGATGCGATGAAAAAAGGGCTCAAGTCATTCGAGCAGATAGCCAAAGCCACAATGATGCTCTTTAAGAACGAGCTGCCTTTTATCGAGAAGATAGAAGCTACATACATTACTGACCCTGAAGAAGTCGAGAAACAAAGAGCCGAAGCACTCAAGGTCTATGAAGCCAGGGACGCGAGAACAAAAGGTCTCCACGACGAGGACGTGGATGTTTTTTACGGCTGTACCCTGTGCCAGAGCTTTGCCCCAACAAATGTATGCGTCGTGACGCCGGACAGGATATCCTTATGCGGCGCAATAAACTGGTTTGACGGGCGGGCTGCTGCCAAGGTTGACCCCGAGGGACCTCAGTTCGCCATTCCCAAAGGCGAAATCGTGGATAAAACAGGCGGGGAATACTCAGGTGTCAATGAGAAGGCTGCTTCCCTGTCCGGAGGTGAATTCTCACGCATCAAGCTGCATTCCTTCTTCGAGTATCCTCACACAAGCTGCGGGTGCTTTGAAGTGGTAGGGTTTTACATACCTGAAGTGGATGGTATTGCATGGGTTGACCGCGATTTTACAGGCACTGCGCCAAACGGGCTTGCATTCTCGACCATGGCAGGACAGACAGGCGGGGGAAAGCAGATAATAGGATTCCTGGGCGTTGGCGTAAATTATTTCCGCTCACCCAAGTTCATCCAGGCAGACGGAGGATGGAACCGCGTAGTGTGGATGCCCAAGAATCTGAAAGAGAAAATAAAAGCTGATATACCTGCGGAACTTATTGATAAAGTCCCCACTGAAGAAGATGCAGCGGACTTAAAGACCCTCCGGGAATATCTTGAGAAAAAGCAGCATCCTATAACCCAGCGCTGGGCAAAGGAAGAGGCTGTGGAGGCAGCGGCGCCGGAGGCGGCTGAAGTGGCGCCTGCGTGGTCTGTGCCTTCTGGTATGACAATGCCTGCTGGAATGCCCATGATACCCATGCAGTTTGGCGGCGGAGAGGGCGTGAAACTTGTTTTCAAGAACGCCAGGATCACCATTGACCGTGTCGTATTGAAAAGCAAGGAAAAATGA
- the cdhB gene encoding CO dehydrogenase/acetyl-CoA synthase complex subunit epsilon produces the protein MNKKPAAKHAETPVEKHPAKTDTPPVQQAEKTIDTTRQAVPFDTGNIPGPKMARAVMPSVSGKMLAKARRPLLIVGSQVHDEEVLSRAIAMGKEGLQIAAVGNAYVSLGNKGLDVHYANMHALASYLCDPEWQGLDGKGNYDLVAFFGVTYYYASQAISALKNFSKIRIISMDKYYHPNADMSFGNLKKDVFTAALDEVIAELRNKKTG, from the coding sequence ATGAATAAAAAGCCAGCAGCAAAACATGCTGAAACGCCTGTTGAAAAACATCCAGCAAAAACAGATACTCCTCCTGTACAGCAGGCTGAAAAAACAATAGATACAACCCGCCAGGCTGTGCCTTTTGATACAGGGAACATCCCGGGACCGAAAATGGCAAGGGCTGTGATGCCCTCGGTTTCCGGGAAGATGCTTGCAAAAGCCAGGCGCCCTTTGCTGATAGTGGGTTCGCAGGTTCACGACGAAGAGGTGCTTTCAAGAGCTATTGCCATGGGTAAAGAAGGGCTCCAGATTGCAGCAGTGGGAAATGCCTACGTCTCACTGGGGAATAAAGGGCTTGACGTGCATTATGCGAATATGCATGCGCTTGCATCATACCTGTGCGACCCTGAATGGCAGGGGCTTGATGGAAAAGGCAATTACGACCTTGTTGCGTTTTTCGGGGTGACATATTACTATGCATCGCAGGCAATATCGGCTCTTAAGAATTTCTCAAAAATAAGAATAATATCCATGGATAAATACTATCACCCGAATGCGGATATGTCCTTTGGCAATCTCAAGAAGGATGTGTTCACTGCTGCACTCGATGAGGTTATAGCAGAGCTTCGAAATAAGAAAACAGGATGA
- the cdhA gene encoding CO dehydrogenase/acetyl-CoA synthase complex subunit alpha, with translation MIVKKGSFVIEGLENVQINIGKVVEPGQAEVEGPTPRPEIISLRNWDYRILDRYNPVYTPTSDMCDYCTYGKCDLTGNKEGACGIDLEAHSAREALVTSIMGAACHTAHGRHLLKYLIKKYGEDHPIDVGPSNLKAPLTETIMGIQPQTIGDFLPVLDYVEEQLTQLIAAANTGQEGASRDFESKALHAGMLDLLGMEVADIIQISCMGLPKSDEKTPMAEIGMGILDPKKPVVICVGHNIAAPAYILDYMDGNGLFDKIEIAGLCCTAHDMTRYNKASKIIGSMSKELKYIRSGIPDVLVTDEQCVRADILKEAQKLHIPVIATNEKITYGLPDRSNDSVDDIIDDLVSGKQAGVLLLDFEKIGELVPKLAMKMGPIRKAKGITALPNDEEFKKLVAKCTKCLQCTRDCPESLPISDAMAAAVNGDLAPFEILHDKCVGCGRCDYSCPVDIPVLNVIEKASQRVIREEKGKVRIGRGQIGDPEIREEGRNLVLGTTPGVLAFVGCGNYPDGTKDVYDVVEEMIQRSYIIISSGCAAMDIGMYKDKEGKTLYERYPGRFIKGNLLNTGSCVSNAHIAATTIKVASIFAGRKTKGNWEEIADYVLNRIGAVGIAWGAYSQKAFAIATGCNRLGIPVVTGPHGTKYRRAFIGKPYRKETWNIMDARDGSVINVEPAPEHLMITAETKDELMPLLAKLCFRPSDNSLGRAIKLTHYIELSEKYLKKMPDDWHVYVRNEADLPVAKREQLLKLLEEKGWKIDWEKKKITEGPLRKVDVSFQPTNVPRLCKEAKK, from the coding sequence ATGATAGTTAAAAAAGGAAGTTTTGTAATAGAAGGACTGGAGAATGTCCAGATAAACATAGGCAAGGTAGTTGAGCCAGGACAGGCTGAAGTGGAAGGACCTACACCAAGACCTGAGATCATCAGCCTTCGGAACTGGGATTACCGCATCCTCGACAGGTACAATCCTGTATACACGCCCACGAGCGATATGTGCGATTACTGCACATACGGTAAATGCGATCTCACGGGCAACAAGGAAGGGGCATGCGGCATTGACCTTGAAGCCCACTCTGCACGGGAGGCGCTGGTGACAAGCATAATGGGAGCAGCCTGCCATACAGCACACGGACGTCATCTTCTTAAGTACCTGATTAAAAAATATGGCGAGGACCATCCCATAGACGTGGGTCCGAGCAACCTCAAAGCCCCGCTTACCGAGACTATCATGGGCATCCAGCCGCAAACAATAGGGGATTTCCTCCCTGTGCTTGATTATGTTGAAGAGCAGTTGACCCAGCTCATCGCTGCAGCCAATACAGGACAGGAGGGCGCTTCGCGTGATTTTGAGTCCAAGGCGCTCCATGCGGGAATGCTTGACCTTCTGGGAATGGAGGTTGCGGATATAATCCAGATATCGTGTATGGGGCTACCCAAATCAGATGAAAAAACACCAATGGCTGAAATAGGGATGGGAATCCTTGACCCCAAGAAACCTGTGGTGATATGCGTGGGGCACAACATTGCCGCGCCGGCATACATCCTGGATTACATGGACGGCAACGGTCTTTTTGATAAGATAGAGATAGCCGGGCTGTGCTGCACTGCCCATGACATGACCCGTTATAATAAAGCGTCAAAAATCATAGGTTCAATGAGCAAGGAACTAAAATATATCCGCTCAGGAATACCCGATGTACTGGTTACCGATGAGCAGTGCGTTAGAGCCGATATACTGAAGGAAGCACAAAAACTTCATATTCCTGTAATTGCCACCAACGAAAAAATCACATACGGATTACCGGACAGGTCGAATGACAGCGTGGATGACATCATAGATGACCTGGTGAGCGGAAAACAGGCAGGTGTACTGCTTCTTGATTTTGAAAAAATCGGGGAACTTGTCCCGAAACTTGCCATGAAGATGGGACCGATAAGGAAAGCCAAGGGGATTACTGCGCTCCCGAATGATGAGGAATTCAAGAAACTCGTTGCAAAATGCACGAAATGCCTCCAGTGCACGCGCGACTGTCCGGAAAGCCTTCCGATTTCAGATGCTATGGCGGCGGCAGTAAACGGCGACCTTGCGCCATTTGAGATACTCCATGACAAATGCGTGGGCTGCGGAAGATGCGATTATAGCTGTCCCGTGGACATCCCTGTGCTGAACGTCATCGAGAAAGCCTCACAGCGCGTGATAAGAGAAGAAAAAGGCAAGGTCAGGATTGGAAGAGGACAGATTGGCGACCCCGAGATACGCGAGGAGGGAAGAAACCTTGTGCTCGGCACAACGCCTGGCGTGCTTGCTTTCGTGGGCTGCGGCAATTACCCCGATGGCACCAAGGACGTGTATGATGTTGTGGAAGAGATGATACAGCGCAGTTATATTATCATTTCATCGGGTTGCGCTGCGATGGATATCGGAATGTACAAGGATAAGGAAGGTAAAACGCTGTATGAGCGCTACCCCGGGCGGTTCATCAAAGGCAATCTCCTGAACACGGGTTCATGCGTATCCAATGCCCACATAGCCGCAACCACAATAAAAGTGGCATCCATATTCGCAGGAAGAAAAACGAAAGGCAACTGGGAAGAGATAGCAGATTATGTTCTGAACAGGATCGGAGCGGTCGGGATAGCATGGGGCGCATATTCGCAGAAGGCTTTTGCCATCGCCACGGGCTGCAACAGGCTTGGCATTCCTGTTGTCACAGGACCGCACGGCACCAAGTACAGGCGCGCCTTCATAGGCAAACCTTACAGGAAAGAGACTTGGAATATTATGGACGCAAGGGACGGCTCTGTAATCAATGTCGAACCTGCGCCCGAGCACCTCATGATAACGGCAGAGACCAAGGATGAACTCATGCCTCTCCTGGCGAAGCTGTGCTTCAGACCCAGCGATAACAGCCTTGGAAGAGCCATTAAACTCACGCATTATATCGAACTTTCCGAGAAATACCTGAAAAAGATGCCAGACGACTGGCATGTCTATGTGCGAAATGAAGCTGACCTTCCTGTGGCAAAGCGGGAGCAGCTCCTGAAGCTGCTTGAAGAAAAGGGATGGAAGATTGACTGGGAAAAGAAAAAGATAACCGAGGGACCGCTTCGGAAAGTGGATGTTTCATTCCAGCCCACCAATGTCCCCCGACTGTGCAAGGAGGCTAAGAAATGA